The following proteins are encoded in a genomic region of Hydra vulgaris chromosome 05, alternate assembly HydraT2T_AEP:
- the LOC136071892 gene encoding STAM-binding protein-like isoform X1: protein MDPSARLKILTNKANDFPFDIKIPVIRYARSLKELERMAIIYAQESQVENAFILYMKLITLSVEKLPKHPQFSALDAEQRSIIKKRCALAITIAEGLKKEIKQLYEEEYQQWIEDKQAEVKSGSQKITYVALQDNNNSHSSESQSPDSFASESSSHTFSQNQKLIPSQNQDDNKIILPSYSTISLDQPSISVCSTIPHVNPTAPPFKDFVDDNTLFLDDFKNTQYKQSDTFIQPNVNRSTKPLSMINDLKNNHEETHSSLHGKRFIILPADLTDKFLLLAASNTKRNIETCGILCGRLVQSQFRVTHLIIPKQHGTSDSCTTEKEEEMFDVQDKYDLITVGWIHTHPSQTCFLSSVDLHTQCSYQQLLPEAVAVVCSPKYNTFGVYRLTMHGLKLITNCTQNGFHPHNKDPPLFEESSGINIQDSYGITIVDLR from the exons GCAATTATTTATGCTCAAGAAAGTCAAGTGGAAAATGCattcattttatatatgaaaCTTATTAC TCTTTCTGTGGAAAAGTTACCAAAACATCCTCAATTCTCTGCTTTGGATGCAGAGCAAAGGAGCattattaaaaag agATGTGCATTAGCAATAACAATAGctgaaggtttaaaaaaagaaatcaagcaGTTGTATGAAGAAGAGTATCAACAATGGATTGAGGACAAACAAGCTGAA gtgaaatCTGGGTCTCAGAAAATTACTTATGTAGCTTTGcaagataataataattcacATTCTTCTGAATCTCAAAGTCCAGATTCTTTTGCAAGTGAAAGTTCAAGCCATACTTTTAGTCAAAACCAAAAACTTATTCCAAGTCAAAATCAAGATGATAATAAAATCATACTTCCTTCTTATTCAACTATTTCCCTTGACCAACCTTCAATATCAGTTTGTTCAACCATTCCTCATGTTAACCCTACAGCTCCaccttttaaagattttgttgatGATAATACACTATTTTTAGATGACTTTAAAAACACTCAATATAAGCAATCAGACACTTTTATTCAACCAAATGTAAATAGATCCACTAAACCATTGAGTATGATTAACGACTTGAAAAATAATCATGAAG aaaCACACTCATCTTTGCATGGAAAGCGCTTTATTATTTTACCTGCAGATTTGACAGAcaagtttttacttttagctGCCTCTAATACAAAAAGGAATATTGAAACATGCGGAATTTTATGTGGTAGATTg GTTCAAAGCCAATTTAGGGTCACGCATTTAATAATTCCTAAACAACATGGCACCTCCGATTCTTGTACCACAGAGAAAGAAGAAGAAATGTTTGATGTTCAAGATAAATACGATCTTATAACAGTAGGATGGATTCAT ACGCATCCTTCTCAAACGTGTTTTTTATCCAGTGTTGATTTACATACACAATGTTCCTACCAACAACTACTACCTGAGGCAGTTGCTGTGGTTTGTTCGCCGAAATACAACac tTTCGGAGTTTATCGCTTAACCATGCACGGATTAAAGCTCATAACAAATTGTACTCAAAACGGATTTCATCCACACAATAAAGATCCTCCGCTTTTTGag GAGTCTTCTGGAATAAACATTCAGGATTCTTACGGAATTACCATTGTTGATTTACGTTAA
- the LOC136071892 gene encoding STAM-binding protein-like isoform X2 → MDPSARLKILTNKANDFPFDIKIPVIRYARSLKELERMAIIYAQESQVENAFILYMKLITLSVEKLPKHPQFSALDAEQRSIIKKRCALAITIAEGLKKEIKQLYEEEYQQWIEDKQAEVKSGSQKITYVALQDNNNSHSSESQSPDSFASESSSHTFSQNQKLIPSQNQDDNKIILPSYSTISLDQPSISVCSTIPHVNPTAPPFKDFVDDNTLFLDDFKNTQYKQSDTFIQPNVNRSTKPLSMINDLKNNHEAASNTKRNIETCGILCGRLVQSQFRVTHLIIPKQHGTSDSCTTEKEEEMFDVQDKYDLITVGWIHTHPSQTCFLSSVDLHTQCSYQQLLPEAVAVVCSPKYNTFGVYRLTMHGLKLITNCTQNGFHPHNKDPPLFEESSGINIQDSYGITIVDLR, encoded by the exons GCAATTATTTATGCTCAAGAAAGTCAAGTGGAAAATGCattcattttatatatgaaaCTTATTAC TCTTTCTGTGGAAAAGTTACCAAAACATCCTCAATTCTCTGCTTTGGATGCAGAGCAAAGGAGCattattaaaaag agATGTGCATTAGCAATAACAATAGctgaaggtttaaaaaaagaaatcaagcaGTTGTATGAAGAAGAGTATCAACAATGGATTGAGGACAAACAAGCTGAA gtgaaatCTGGGTCTCAGAAAATTACTTATGTAGCTTTGcaagataataataattcacATTCTTCTGAATCTCAAAGTCCAGATTCTTTTGCAAGTGAAAGTTCAAGCCATACTTTTAGTCAAAACCAAAAACTTATTCCAAGTCAAAATCAAGATGATAATAAAATCATACTTCCTTCTTATTCAACTATTTCCCTTGACCAACCTTCAATATCAGTTTGTTCAACCATTCCTCATGTTAACCCTACAGCTCCaccttttaaagattttgttgatGATAATACACTATTTTTAGATGACTTTAAAAACACTCAATATAAGCAATCAGACACTTTTATTCAACCAAATGTAAATAGATCCACTAAACCATTGAGTATGATTAACGACTTGAAAAATAATCATGAAG ctGCCTCTAATACAAAAAGGAATATTGAAACATGCGGAATTTTATGTGGTAGATTg GTTCAAAGCCAATTTAGGGTCACGCATTTAATAATTCCTAAACAACATGGCACCTCCGATTCTTGTACCACAGAGAAAGAAGAAGAAATGTTTGATGTTCAAGATAAATACGATCTTATAACAGTAGGATGGATTCAT ACGCATCCTTCTCAAACGTGTTTTTTATCCAGTGTTGATTTACATACACAATGTTCCTACCAACAACTACTACCTGAGGCAGTTGCTGTGGTTTGTTCGCCGAAATACAACac tTTCGGAGTTTATCGCTTAACCATGCACGGATTAAAGCTCATAACAAATTGTACTCAAAACGGATTTCATCCACACAATAAAGATCCTCCGCTTTTTGag GAGTCTTCTGGAATAAACATTCAGGATTCTTACGGAATTACCATTGTTGATTTACGTTAA